One window of the Sebastes umbrosus isolate fSebUmb1 chromosome 1, fSebUmb1.pri, whole genome shotgun sequence genome contains the following:
- the wnt4 gene encoding protein Wnt-4a has product MIHWMRDDDGLTAFCRTPPLLLLLLCVHLFLGIISSLPDLPDLPLEMTEDSVLRCVLMLCCALLSANASNWLYLAKLSSVGSIRDEETCERLRGLIQRQVQICKRSVEVMDAVRRGAQLAIDECQFQFRNRRWNCSTLETMPVFGKVVTQGTREAAFVYAISAASVAFAVTRACSSGELEKCGCDHNVHGVSPEGFQWSGCSDNIAYGVAFSQSFVDVRERSKGQSSSRALMNLHNNEAGRKAILSHMRVECKCHGVSGSCEVKTCWKAMPPFRKVGNVIKEKFDGATEVEQRKVGTTKVLVPRNSQFKPHTDEDLVYLEPSPDFCDFDPRTPGMLGTVGRQCNRTSKAIDGCELMCCGRGFQTQEVEVVDRCSCKFHWCCYVKCKQCRKMVEMHTCR; this is encoded by the exons ATGATCCACTGGATGCGGGACGATGATGGATTAACAGCCTTCTGCAGGACCCcaccgcttcttcttcttcttctttgtgtcCACCTCTTCCTCGGGATTATTTCATCTCTCCCTGACCTCCCTGACCTCCCTCTCGAGATGACCGAGGACTCTGTTCTGCGCTGCGTCCTGATGCTCTGCTGCGCGCTCCTCTCGGCCAACGCGAGCAACTGGCT ATACCTCGCCAAGCTGTCGTCAGTGGGAAGCATTAGGGATGAGGAGACGTGCGAGAGGTTACGAGGCCTCATCCAGAGACAG GTCCAGATCTGTAAGCGCAGTGTGGAGGTGATGGATGCGGTGCGTCGTGGAGCCCAGCTGGCTATAGACGAGTGTCAGTTTCAGTTTCGCAACCGTCGATGGAACTGCTCCACTCTGGAGACCATGCCCGTGTTCGGCAAAGTGGTCACCCAGG gcaCCCGTGAGGCAGCCTTTGTGTATGCCATCTCAGCAGCCAGTGTGGCGTTTGCGGTCACGAGGGCCTGCAGCAGCGGAGAGCTGGAAAAATGTGGCTGCGACCACAATGTACATGGAGTCAGTCCAGAGG GGTTCCAGTGGTCGGGCTGCAGTGATAACATTGCATATGGAGTGGCCTTTTCCCAGTCCTTTGTGGATGTGAGGGAGAGGAGTAAAGGCCAGTCCTCCAGCCGGGCTCTCATGAACCTGCACAACAACGAGGCCGGCAGGAAG GCCATCCTGTCCCACATGCGCGTGGAGTGCAAATGTCACGGCGTGTCCGGCTCCTGCGAGGTGAAGACCTGCTGGAAAGCAATGCCGCCCTTCCGCAAAGTGGGCAACGTCATCAAGGAGAAGTTTGACGGCGCCACTGAGGTGGAGCAGCGCAAGGTGGGCACCACCAAAGTCCTGGTGCCTCGAAACTCCCAGTTCAAACCTCACACGGACGAAGATCTGGTCTACCTGGAGCCCAGTCCGGATTTCTGCGACTTTGACCCGCGCACGCCGGGCATGCTGGGCACGGTGGGCCGCCAGTGCAACCGAACCTCAAAGGCCATCGACGGCTGCGAGCTCATGTGCTGCGGCCGCGGCTTCCAGAcgcaggaggtggaggtggtggacagGTGCAGCTGCAAGTTCCACTGGTGCTGTTACGTCAAATGCAAACAGTGCCGCAAAATGGTGGAGATGCACACTTGCCGGTGA